The Micromonospora sp. Llam0 genome contains a region encoding:
- a CDS encoding winged helix-turn-helix transcriptional regulator has protein sequence MTNELELLLGILAKRKLSVAILNALHDGPLRYSNLHHAVSQASPSTVHARTLTDTLTYLRAQDLVEHHQEDDSADYRLTPGGEELVGLLEEIKRWSRQHRASPKP, from the coding sequence CTGACAAACGAACTGGAACTCCTACTGGGCATCCTGGCGAAACGAAAGCTGTCCGTTGCGATCTTGAACGCTCTTCACGACGGACCCCTCCGGTACTCCAACCTGCATCACGCGGTGTCGCAGGCCAGCCCTTCCACCGTGCATGCCCGTACGCTCACCGACACACTGACCTACCTGCGCGCCCAAGATCTCGTCGAGCACCACCAGGAGGACGACAGCGCGGACTACCGGCTGACTCCCGGGGGCGAGGAATTGGTCGGTCTCCTCGAGGAGATCAAACGTTGGAGCAGACAGC